Proteins from one Dysgonomonas sp. HDW5A genomic window:
- a CDS encoding M23 family metallopeptidase, which produces MNKIIVIISLLLSFHTSAQEYRSPLDIPLLLSANFGELRNNHFHSGIDIKTQGVEGKPVYSIADGYISRIGVSPSGYGLVLYIDHPNGQTSVYGHLSSYNVRISEYVKQEQYKQESFRIDVKLSPYQIPVKKGDLVAYTGNTGGSGGPHLHFEIRETKTEKALDPLVYYKKIIADNKSPEVKGIAAYPVPGRGVINGTILPLHQSVTQLKAGGYSPLKQSIEAWGLIGLGIKAYDRMDATSNIYGVRVVSLSVDNKEVFRSEVAGFPFDQSRMINTFTEFADWRLNKSFYMQSFIEPGNKLPFYSSINSGYININEERPYQISYELEDLYGNKSVYDFTVIGKKQNIITPSACNQVLIWDKDNKYNTDQFTLSIPKGNLYNDVCFTLSQASSTEYYSDIYSVNKTPVPLDKSGEVSIKLSSDPLSNKKQYGVVQLTNNRASWIGGSYKNGSIIAKIRELGIRLAVSADTEAPKITRIETSGKGKRRIVVPKDEIRIRMSDNLSGIATFKGTIDGKFALFTHDMKSSIYTYKFDPARFKKGITHKIVFTATDGCGNTAQYTGEFFY; this is translated from the coding sequence ATGAACAAAATTATCGTTATTATATCTCTATTATTATCGTTTCATACTTCCGCACAAGAATACCGAAGTCCTCTGGATATACCGCTATTATTAAGTGCTAATTTTGGAGAGCTTCGCAATAACCATTTTCATTCGGGAATTGATATAAAGACGCAAGGTGTAGAAGGAAAGCCTGTTTACAGTATAGCTGACGGCTATATTTCTCGGATAGGGGTTTCACCCAGTGGATATGGACTCGTTTTATACATAGATCACCCTAACGGACAAACTTCGGTTTACGGGCATTTGAGCTCTTATAATGTAAGGATATCCGAATATGTAAAACAAGAACAATATAAACAGGAAAGCTTTAGGATTGATGTAAAACTTTCTCCTTATCAAATCCCAGTAAAAAAAGGAGACTTAGTCGCCTATACAGGTAATACGGGCGGATCAGGTGGTCCACATTTGCATTTCGAAATAAGGGAAACTAAGACTGAGAAAGCATTAGACCCTTTAGTGTATTACAAAAAAATTATTGCAGATAATAAATCGCCTGAAGTTAAAGGAATTGCAGCCTACCCTGTTCCCGGAAGAGGTGTTATTAACGGAACAATTCTTCCCTTACACCAATCTGTAACACAATTAAAAGCCGGAGGCTATTCTCCCCTGAAACAATCTATTGAAGCATGGGGATTAATAGGACTTGGAATAAAAGCATACGATAGAATGGATGCTACATCTAATATCTATGGAGTACGGGTTGTAAGCTTATCAGTAGACAATAAAGAAGTTTTCAGATCCGAAGTGGCCGGTTTTCCTTTTGATCAAAGCCGTATGATAAATACGTTTACTGAATTTGCAGACTGGAGACTCAATAAGTCATTTTATATGCAGTCGTTTATTGAACCGGGAAACAAATTGCCATTTTATTCATCTATCAACAGTGGCTATATCAATATAAATGAGGAACGCCCTTATCAAATCTCTTATGAGTTAGAAGATCTTTACGGGAACAAGTCTGTCTATGATTTTACCGTTATTGGTAAAAAACAGAATATCATAACGCCCTCGGCTTGTAATCAAGTTCTAATTTGGGATAAGGATAACAAGTATAATACCGATCAGTTTACGTTATCGATTCCCAAGGGAAATTTATACAACGATGTATGTTTTACACTGTCTCAAGCATCCTCTACAGAATATTATTCAGATATTTATTCAGTAAATAAAACACCCGTGCCGCTTGATAAATCGGGAGAGGTAAGTATCAAACTATCATCCGATCCTTTGAGTAATAAGAAACAGTACGGTGTAGTCCAACTAACAAACAACAGGGCATCGTGGATAGGAGGCTCTTACAAAAATGGTTCTATTATTGCCAAAATACGCGAGTTAGGGATACGCTTGGCAGTTTCGGCTGACACTGAAGCACCCAAAATCACCCGCATAGAAACATCGGGAAAAGGGAAAAGAAGAATAGTTGTGCCCAAAGATGAGATAAGAATACGTATGAGCGACAATCTCAGTGGAATAGCAACATTCAAAGGAACTATAGATGGCAAGTTTGCCCTATTCACACATGATATGAAATCTTCGATATATACTTATAAGTTTGATCCTGCCCGATTTAAAAAAGGGATCACTCACAAAATTGTATTTACAGCCACCGACGGTTGCGGAAATACAGCTCAATATACAGGAGAATTTTTCTATTAA
- a CDS encoding 16S rRNA (uracil(1498)-N(3))-methyltransferase, which yields MDKTIFYAPDIQQDNTLPQDESAHCVRVLRKKEGDEVLITDGKGHFFDAEIVDAHQKHCVVNITQTRVEPKPWSNYLQIAFAPTKNLDRIEWFAEKATEIGIDHFTPLLCRYSERKEIKLPRIEKILVSAMKQSQKAVLPQLDEMISFSSFIKKPFDGQKFIAHCYPQEKQLLKHIYKANGNVLLLIGPEGDFSEQEVQEALKYGFEPISLGESRLRAETAALVACNTIQILNG from the coding sequence ATGGATAAAACAATATTTTATGCACCTGATATTCAGCAGGACAATACCTTACCACAAGACGAGTCGGCTCATTGTGTGCGAGTATTGCGTAAAAAAGAAGGTGATGAGGTATTAATAACTGATGGGAAAGGACATTTTTTTGATGCAGAAATTGTAGATGCCCATCAAAAACATTGTGTCGTAAATATTACACAAACAAGAGTCGAACCTAAACCATGGAGTAATTATTTACAGATTGCATTTGCCCCCACTAAAAATTTAGACCGGATAGAGTGGTTTGCCGAAAAAGCAACAGAAATAGGTATTGATCACTTCACTCCTTTATTATGTAGATATTCGGAACGCAAGGAAATAAAATTGCCACGTATCGAGAAAATACTTGTTTCGGCAATGAAGCAGTCTCAAAAAGCTGTCCTTCCCCAATTAGACGAAATGATTTCTTTTTCTAGTTTTATTAAGAAGCCTTTTGATGGACAGAAATTTATAGCTCATTGTTATCCACAGGAAAAACAACTATTGAAACATATCTATAAAGCAAATGGAAATGTTCTGCTATTAATAGGGCCAGAAGGCGATTTTAGTGAGCAGGAAGTACAGGAAGCATTGAAATATGGCTTTGAGCCGATTAGTTTGGGTGAGAGTCGTTTACGTGCAGAAACAGCAGCCTTGGTCGCCTGCAATACAATTCAGATATTAAACGGTTGA
- a CDS encoding TonB-dependent receptor — protein sequence MKTKLLFIFFILFSTFAFSQNYVVKGKVTDENGEPLPGVSVSIKGTTTGTATNVDGTYSINAEKSQVLRFSFLGYGVKEITVSSDKLNVSLEPDVKELDDIIVVAYGTASKAGFTGSASTVGKKEIERAQVSSVTRLLQGAASGVQSISSSGQPGSDANIYIRGIGSVNAASTPLYIVDGAPFDGALNSLNPADIESINVLKDAASTSIYGSRAANGLIIITTKQGVKANKAKIDASFVYGVSSRAVADYKQVSTDQYWELYWEALRNQRLYNNKESADVAAKYASSNIVGNLGINPYGSKYAEPVGLDGKIVAGAVPLWNDNWSDAYTQDANRTEAQVNISGGSENSTYYISLGYLDDQGIALASGFKRYTGRVNLNSEIRKGIRISTNIALIHSDQKAPLGEDSNTSNTLNSARLIPSFYPVWLRDPETGALVDGVKTPDFGLYRPSAALRGQNALGSSHYDFNKVSRDVASLRASIEFDLYKGLTYKASANLDYTNRNDHDYANPEYGEASENGYPGTVAKLNRKTTGFTGNNILVYTTKINTAHNLKLMAGQEYYEYNTTFISGERSGLPALGLTEPDAASQLNSFGGFSDKYKLLSFFANAEYNYNNKYYGSASIRTDGSSQFAPDSRWGTFWSVGGSWRLSQENFLIDVSQVTKLTLRASYGGQGNDQIQNSSLSRNYYAYQDLFDINSNLGESGFVRTTLSNKNLKWETNLNFNLGTDFGFFDNRLSGSFEFFVRRSKDLLFSLPKPPSIGYNGYTANVGALKNVGYEISLTGVLIKTNSLTWTVSANTTHFKNTITKLPQDPIVSSNGFNILTKGGSIYDFFLVEWAGVDPEDGMPQWYKTVADGSRVKTKSYNEANNTTSRITAGSSLPDLVGGFSTSFTYRDFDFSALFAYALGGKIYNRDKLMIMNYGSNAGRAMSEDLLNRWTPENRDTDVSRMITSTANSLTSTSTRFLVDADYLRLRNVNLGYTVPKPLLHKIGVSNLRVFAQAENLFTIFGEQGMDPEQAVNGISYYRYPAMKTISFGLNLSF from the coding sequence ATGAAAACCAAATTACTATTTATTTTTTTCATCTTATTTAGCACTTTTGCTTTTTCACAAAACTATGTGGTAAAGGGTAAAGTTACAGATGAAAATGGTGAACCTTTACCAGGTGTTTCCGTCTCAATAAAAGGAACTACAACCGGTACTGCAACCAATGTCGATGGAACTTACTCCATAAATGCAGAGAAATCGCAGGTACTTCGATTCTCATTTTTGGGATATGGAGTAAAAGAAATAACAGTATCAAGTGACAAATTGAATGTATCACTAGAGCCTGATGTTAAAGAGCTAGACGATATAATTGTCGTGGCCTACGGTACAGCCTCTAAAGCCGGATTCACAGGTTCTGCTTCAACAGTCGGAAAAAAAGAAATTGAGAGGGCACAAGTCAGTAGTGTAACCCGTTTACTACAAGGAGCCGCATCCGGAGTTCAGTCTATATCATCATCCGGTCAGCCGGGGTCTGATGCTAATATTTATATTAGAGGCATAGGTTCTGTTAATGCCGCAAGTACACCCTTGTATATAGTAGATGGTGCTCCATTTGACGGCGCCTTGAATTCACTGAACCCTGCGGATATTGAATCTATCAATGTTTTGAAAGATGCCGCCTCTACCTCTATTTATGGTTCTCGTGCAGCTAACGGACTTATAATAATAACGACTAAACAAGGAGTAAAAGCAAATAAAGCAAAGATTGATGCCAGCTTTGTATATGGGGTATCTTCCCGTGCAGTGGCCGATTATAAACAAGTTAGTACCGATCAGTATTGGGAACTCTATTGGGAGGCTTTAAGAAATCAACGTTTATACAATAACAAAGAGTCGGCAGATGTGGCTGCAAAATATGCATCTTCCAATATAGTAGGCAACTTGGGTATCAATCCTTATGGGAGTAAATATGCTGAGCCTGTTGGTTTAGACGGTAAAATTGTAGCGGGAGCAGTCCCTTTGTGGAATGATAACTGGTCTGATGCATATACACAGGATGCAAACCGTACCGAAGCTCAAGTAAATATATCTGGAGGTAGTGAAAATTCGACTTACTATATTTCGTTAGGTTATCTGGATGATCAAGGTATTGCTTTGGCATCAGGTTTTAAAAGGTATACAGGTCGTGTAAATCTTAATTCAGAAATAAGAAAAGGAATTCGTATTTCTACAAATATCGCTTTAATTCACTCCGATCAGAAAGCACCTCTGGGAGAGGATAGTAATACTTCAAATACACTTAATTCTGCACGTCTGATTCCTAGTTTTTATCCTGTATGGTTACGTGATCCTGAAACAGGAGCATTGGTCGACGGAGTGAAAACTCCTGACTTTGGATTGTATAGACCATCTGCAGCTTTAAGAGGTCAAAACGCTCTGGGGTCTTCTCATTATGACTTTAATAAGGTGTCTCGTGATGTAGCATCGTTAAGAGCTTCTATCGAATTTGATTTGTATAAAGGTCTTACTTATAAGGCCAGTGCTAATCTGGATTATACGAATCGCAACGATCATGATTATGCTAATCCTGAATATGGAGAGGCTTCTGAAAATGGTTATCCAGGAACAGTCGCTAAATTAAACAGAAAAACAACAGGATTTACAGGTAATAATATTTTGGTTTATACAACTAAAATAAATACAGCCCATAATCTGAAACTTATGGCAGGACAAGAGTATTATGAATATAATACAACATTCATTTCGGGTGAGCGTAGCGGACTGCCTGCACTAGGCTTAACAGAGCCCGATGCAGCCAGTCAGTTAAACTCTTTTGGAGGTTTCTCGGATAAGTATAAGTTGCTGAGTTTTTTCGCCAATGCCGAATATAACTATAACAACAAATACTATGGTTCTGCATCGATCAGAACGGACGGATCATCTCAATTCGCACCCGACTCTCGTTGGGGTACTTTCTGGTCGGTAGGCGGTTCATGGAGACTCTCGCAAGAAAATTTCTTAATTGATGTAAGCCAAGTAACCAAATTGACACTACGTGCCAGCTATGGAGGTCAGGGTAATGACCAGATTCAAAATAGTAGTCTAAGCAGAAATTATTATGCTTATCAAGACCTATTCGATATTAACAGTAATTTAGGGGAATCAGGATTTGTAAGAACAACTCTGTCTAATAAAAATTTGAAGTGGGAGACAAATTTAAATTTTAACCTAGGTACCGATTTTGGATTTTTCGATAACAGGTTATCAGGTTCATTCGAATTTTTCGTGCGCCGTTCCAAAGATTTACTCTTTTCTCTACCAAAACCACCGTCTATAGGCTATAACGGATATACAGCCAATGTGGGAGCCTTGAAGAATGTCGGTTACGAAATCTCTTTGACAGGTGTTCTTATTAAAACAAATAGTCTTACATGGACAGTTTCGGCAAATACAACACATTTCAAAAACACAATAACCAAATTGCCTCAAGATCCGATAGTATCATCAAATGGTTTTAATATACTAACTAAAGGAGGTTCTATATACGATTTCTTTCTAGTGGAATGGGCAGGGGTCGATCCCGAAGATGGTATGCCACAATGGTATAAGACGGTTGCGGATGGAAGCCGCGTGAAAACGAAAAGCTATAATGAAGCCAACAATACTACTTCCAGAATTACAGCGGGAAGCTCTCTGCCCGATTTAGTTGGTGGATTTAGTACCAGCTTCACATATCGCGATTTTGATTTCTCAGCATTATTTGCTTATGCATTGGGTGGGAAAATATACAATAGAGATAAATTGATGATAATGAATTATGGTTCTAATGCCGGACGTGCGATGTCGGAAGATCTATTGAATCGATGGACACCAGAGAATAGAGATACTGATGTCTCGCGCATGATAACATCGACAGCTAATTCATTGACTAGTACTTCGACTCGCTTTCTTGTCGATGCAGATTACTTAAGATTAAGAAATGTTAATTTGGGATACACTGTTCCAAAACCCCTATTGCATAAAATAGGGGTATCGAACTTACGTGTGTTTGCTCAAGCCGAAAATCTGTTTACAATTTTTGGTGAACAAGGAATGGATCCGGAACAAGCTGTCAATGGTATTTCATATTATAGATATCCGGCCATGAAGACAATTTCATTTGGACTTAATCTTTCATTCTAA
- the coaBC gene encoding bifunctional phosphopantothenoylcysteine decarboxylase/phosphopantothenate--cysteine ligase CoaBC, with translation MTLKGKHIVLGITGSIAAYKAASLARLFVKEGAEVQIVITPSGKEFITPVTLSALTGKPVVSDFFGANDGTWHSHVDLGLWADFMIIAPATAATMGKLANGIADNMLVTTYMSMKAPVFIAPAMDLDMFAHPSTTRNISLLQSYGNHIIEPASGELASHLIGKGRMEEPENIVAYIKEYFEKQESLSKKKILITAGPTYEKLDPVRFIGNYSSGKMGFALAEECAERGAEVVLIAGPVSLKTTHSSIRRIDVESAEQMYQAATTEFTDSDAAILCAAVADYRPKEQADNKIKRKEGINLTLELIPNKDIAASLGKAKKEGQTLIGFALETNNEEQNALYKITKKNLDYIVLNSLNDNGAGFQHDTNKIAILNKNGLRTNFELKNKKEVAKDIINYTLGRD, from the coding sequence ATGACACTCAAAGGTAAACATATAGTATTAGGTATAACAGGCAGTATTGCTGCATATAAAGCAGCATCTTTAGCTCGTTTATTCGTTAAAGAAGGTGCCGAAGTACAGATAGTGATTACTCCTTCAGGAAAAGAATTTATTACTCCTGTAACATTATCTGCTTTAACAGGAAAGCCTGTAGTAAGTGACTTTTTCGGTGCCAATGACGGTACATGGCATAGTCACGTAGACCTTGGTCTGTGGGCTGACTTTATGATTATAGCACCTGCTACAGCTGCCACAATGGGTAAACTGGCAAACGGAATTGCCGATAACATGCTAGTTACAACCTATATGTCGATGAAAGCGCCTGTATTTATTGCTCCGGCAATGGATCTTGATATGTTTGCACATCCATCTACAACACGCAATATATCATTGCTTCAATCATACGGTAATCATATAATAGAACCGGCATCCGGAGAACTAGCCAGTCACCTGATAGGTAAAGGGCGTATGGAGGAGCCTGAGAATATTGTTGCTTACATCAAAGAATATTTTGAGAAACAGGAATCTCTTTCAAAAAAAAAAATCCTGATAACGGCTGGACCGACGTATGAAAAACTAGATCCTGTTCGTTTTATTGGAAATTACTCTTCTGGAAAAATGGGTTTTGCCTTGGCTGAAGAATGTGCGGAAAGAGGTGCAGAAGTGGTGCTTATTGCCGGTCCTGTATCCTTAAAAACCACACACTCTAGTATCAGGAGAATTGATGTAGAATCGGCTGAACAAATGTATCAGGCTGCAACAACCGAATTTACGGATAGTGATGCAGCTATACTGTGTGCTGCCGTAGCAGATTACCGTCCAAAAGAGCAAGCGGATAATAAAATAAAAAGAAAAGAAGGAATTAACCTGACTTTAGAATTGATTCCCAATAAAGATATCGCCGCATCGTTGGGAAAGGCTAAAAAAGAAGGACAAACTTTGATTGGCTTTGCTTTAGAGACAAATAATGAAGAACAAAACGCACTCTATAAAATCACAAAGAAAAATTTAGATTATATTGTTCTCAATTCTCTGAATGATAACGGAGCCGGATTCCAGCACGACACCAATAAAATAGCCATTCTCAATAAAAATGGACTTCGTACAAATTTTGAATTAAAGAATAAAAAAGAAGTCGCTAAAGATATTATTAATTATACCTTGGGGCGCGATTAA
- a CDS encoding bifunctional nuclease family protein translates to MIDKKVKLSVLGFSFNQTQSGTYGLVLAEEDGVRRLMVVVGTPEAQSIAFKLQNTSPPRPLTHDLFYSFISEWGIVLQEVLIYKYDNGIFYSKLMFKQGEKEISIESRTSDAIGIALRSKSPIYTTEEIMQKLAIVFSEGEDDIDNKEIVSGNDTTEYMDSYALLSEEELNSMLQEAIDNEDYELASVLRDEMDKRFKH, encoded by the coding sequence GTGATAGACAAAAAGGTGAAATTATCGGTTTTGGGATTCTCGTTTAACCAAACACAATCAGGTACATATGGCTTGGTTTTGGCTGAGGAGGATGGTGTAAGACGTCTCATGGTTGTTGTCGGGACGCCTGAAGCTCAGTCTATTGCCTTTAAGTTGCAAAATACTTCTCCGCCACGTCCGTTGACTCACGATTTATTTTACTCCTTTATATCTGAATGGGGAATTGTTCTTCAGGAAGTGCTTATTTATAAGTATGACAATGGAATTTTCTATTCTAAATTGATGTTCAAGCAAGGGGAAAAAGAAATATCCATAGAATCGCGTACATCTGATGCCATTGGTATTGCTCTTAGAAGTAAATCTCCGATATATACTACCGAAGAAATAATGCAGAAGCTGGCAATTGTATTCAGTGAAGGCGAAGATGATATAGATAATAAAGAAATAGTCTCAGGTAATGATACTACAGAATATATGGATAGCTATGCTTTGCTTAGTGAAGAAGAGCTGAATTCGATGCTACAAGAGGCGATCGATAACGAAGATTATGAATTAGCATCTGTCCTCCGTGATGAAATGGATAAACGGTTTAAACATTAA
- a CDS encoding GtrA family protein — translation MKQSFKELAKYGVVGLVGLGVDWAAFFIFRDVFGINYIASHILSSILAITNNFILNSYFTFKATDKIWQRAISFFGIAGVGLVIGSVLLPVFVQLISFTLTHFDLSLAPKIIQNLAKLAITVIIAFLQFFLNKYYTFKKKEV, via the coding sequence ATGAAACAGTCTTTCAAAGAATTAGCAAAATACGGAGTAGTAGGTCTTGTCGGGTTAGGTGTGGACTGGGCTGCATTTTTTATTTTTAGAGATGTATTTGGTATTAATTATATTGCATCACATATCCTCAGTTCAATACTGGCAATTACCAATAATTTTATTCTCAACAGCTATTTTACATTTAAAGCTACCGACAAAATCTGGCAAAGAGCTATATCTTTCTTCGGTATTGCCGGTGTAGGATTAGTTATCGGATCGGTATTACTTCCCGTTTTTGTTCAGCTTATAAGTTTCACATTAACTCACTTCGACCTATCGTTAGCTCCTAAGATTATCCAAAATTTAGCAAAATTGGCTATTACGGTTATTATCGCTTTTTTACAATTCTTTCTGAACAAATATTACACGTTCAAGAAAAAAGAGGTATAA
- a CDS encoding bifunctional 2-polyprenyl-6-hydroxyphenol methylase/3-demethylubiquinol 3-O-methyltransferase UbiG, whose product MQDSGYYSSDRKEIFPFIPQGIKRTLDVGCATGVFSAKLKKERSTEAWGIEMLEEAAEIAKTKLDKVLIGSFDEVSGDLPQKYFDCIFFNDVLEHMPYPETCLSKIKANIHPEGKIIASIPNIRHIEVLRELLFQKDWHYKDSGILDRTHLRFFTKKSIIRMFEDCGYKIDQITGINGVSPFCFTSLINKVLLNSLDDIKYKQFLVVASPV is encoded by the coding sequence ATGCAAGACTCCGGTTATTATAGCTCTGATAGAAAAGAAATTTTCCCTTTTATACCTCAGGGAATAAAGAGAACTTTAGATGTTGGTTGTGCTACAGGAGTTTTTTCCGCAAAACTAAAAAAGGAAAGAAGCACCGAAGCTTGGGGTATTGAAATGCTCGAAGAGGCTGCAGAAATAGCTAAAACGAAATTAGATAAAGTTTTAATAGGCTCTTTCGACGAAGTATCGGGAGATCTCCCTCAAAAATACTTTGACTGTATATTCTTTAATGATGTACTTGAACATATGCCATATCCTGAAACTTGTTTATCGAAAATAAAAGCCAACATACATCCTGAGGGGAAAATTATAGCATCAATACCTAATATAAGACACATCGAAGTATTAAGAGAGCTACTATTTCAAAAAGATTGGCACTACAAAGACTCCGGAATCTTGGACAGAACACATCTGCGTTTTTTTACTAAGAAAAGTATTATAAGAATGTTTGAAGATTGCGGATATAAAATAGATCAGATAACAGGTATCAACGGTGTTAGCCCCTTTTGTTTTACATCACTTATCAACAAAGTATTATTAAATTCATTGGATGATATAAAGTATAAACAATTTTTGGTTGTAGCTTCGCCCGTTTAA
- a CDS encoding RagB/SusD family nutrient uptake outer membrane protein, translating to MKIYIYSLLGILLAVNFNSCEMDVVPTNAVNSDLVFQNADNADNVLNGTWRYLWDTYSTYQNPGFTTVLLTSDAMGNDAALQPGKYGYLAHYSFTNMSNTTATTVTAIWTFAYKGIDNTNSLITRIDGVPGDEKQKARIKAQAQALRGYLYLNLVTFYNFAYAKDSTALSVPIYTEPSTTETVGKPRSQVKDVYKQAETDLLAAYNNLGTYDRGGLKYKMDKNVVAGLLARLYLQTNRWAQAQKYANEAQSAYKWMAQEDYFKGFNDYNNAEWIWGHGQTADQNVASYSFQFKDVSSKASGYYSFMADPYFKDLFNNDAGDVRFRLFEWDTTRFLGGLMYKKFVMRSNETGDIVLMRKAEQVLIEAEAFAELNQLSNAIAKLNELRTQRGAATPDLAGLSKQQLIEEILIERRKELFGEGFALSDILRRQKAVVRKEVPSGTLIPGSQTIKMQGHTVTKLPDGKDFVPNSTYYLFSIPSTESTNNPNL from the coding sequence ATGAAAATATATATATATTCACTTTTAGGAATCTTACTAGCAGTCAACTTCAATTCTTGCGAAATGGATGTGGTTCCTACTAATGCTGTCAATAGCGATTTAGTATTTCAAAATGCAGATAATGCAGATAATGTCCTGAACGGGACATGGAGGTATTTGTGGGATACCTACTCCACTTATCAAAACCCCGGTTTCACGACTGTCCTTTTAACCAGCGATGCTATGGGTAACGATGCGGCTCTGCAACCCGGTAAATATGGCTATCTTGCTCACTACTCATTTACAAATATGTCGAACACCACTGCAACAACAGTGACTGCAATCTGGACGTTTGCATACAAAGGGATAGATAATACCAACAGTTTGATAACCAGAATAGATGGTGTTCCTGGAGATGAGAAACAGAAAGCTAGAATAAAAGCTCAGGCACAAGCTTTAAGGGGATATTTATATCTCAATTTAGTAACATTCTACAATTTTGCTTATGCTAAAGATTCTACAGCCTTGTCTGTACCAATCTATACAGAGCCTTCGACTACAGAAACTGTAGGAAAACCACGCAGTCAGGTAAAGGACGTTTACAAACAAGCCGAAACTGATCTATTAGCTGCATACAATAATTTAGGAACATACGATAGAGGTGGCTTGAAATATAAAATGGATAAGAATGTAGTTGCGGGTCTTCTTGCACGCCTCTATCTACAAACAAACAGATGGGCACAAGCTCAAAAATATGCAAATGAGGCTCAATCTGCTTATAAATGGATGGCACAGGAAGATTATTTTAAGGGCTTTAATGATTATAATAATGCAGAATGGATATGGGGACACGGGCAAACGGCAGATCAAAATGTAGCTAGTTATAGTTTCCAATTTAAAGACGTCTCTTCGAAAGCTTCGGGTTATTACAGCTTTATGGCTGATCCTTATTTTAAGGATTTATTTAATAACGATGCAGGCGATGTTAGATTCAGATTATTCGAATGGGATACAACTCGTTTCTTAGGTGGATTGATGTATAAAAAATTTGTAATGCGATCAAACGAAACTGGAGATATTGTATTAATGAGAAAGGCAGAACAAGTATTGATCGAAGCGGAAGCCTTTGCTGAATTAAATCAATTGAGTAATGCCATAGCTAAACTGAATGAGTTAAGAACTCAGCGTGGAGCAGCGACACCTGATCTGGCAGGTTTATCAAAACAACAGCTTATCGAAGAAATTCTGATAGAGAGACGTAAAGAGCTTTTTGGCGAGGGATTTGCTTTATCTGATATTCTTAGACGCCAAAAGGCAGTAGTAAGGAAAGAGGTTCCTTCAGGAACATTAATCCCGGGAAGTCAGACGATCAAAATGCAAGGGCATACAGTGACAAAATTACCTGATGGTAAAGACTTTGTTCCTAATAGTACCTATTATTTATTTTCGATACCATCTACGGAATCGACAAATAACCCTAACTTGTAA
- a CDS encoding Cof-type HAD-IIB family hydrolase, translating to MIKAIFFDIDGTLKSFKTHSIPQSAIDAINQVKSKGIKVFIATGRYFNQIGDLNGLTFDGFITLNGAHCINGEYQTIFTNPIPKDNIEALLRYHKEVFSFPSIFITEKREVINFIDENVRAISQLVDVPLSPVGQLTEAEMAEVLQIDAFINDNQEKEVLGTVLTNCDASRWHPLFADVNVRGNSKRTGIDKFLEYYKLNLSETMAFGDGGNDIQMLEYVALGIAMDNAGDKVKQVADYITDSVDDDGISNALKHFGLI from the coding sequence ATGATAAAAGCTATTTTTTTTGATATAGATGGAACGCTGAAAAGTTTTAAGACACATTCTATACCTCAATCGGCAATTGATGCAATTAATCAAGTAAAGAGCAAAGGTATTAAAGTATTTATAGCTACAGGTCGTTATTTTAATCAGATAGGCGATTTGAATGGCTTAACTTTCGATGGATTTATAACATTAAATGGAGCTCATTGTATAAATGGAGAGTATCAAACAATCTTTACGAATCCAATTCCCAAAGATAATATAGAAGCTTTATTGCGTTACCATAAAGAAGTCTTCTCGTTTCCATCTATATTTATAACAGAGAAACGGGAGGTGATTAATTTTATTGATGAAAATGTAAGAGCAATAAGTCAATTGGTGGATGTACCGTTATCTCCTGTCGGTCAATTGACTGAAGCTGAGATGGCTGAGGTTCTGCAAATCGATGCTTTTATAAATGATAATCAAGAGAAGGAAGTTCTAGGAACGGTTCTGACTAATTGCGATGCGAGTCGTTGGCATCCTCTTTTTGCAGATGTTAATGTAAGGGGCAACAGTAAACGTACAGGTATTGATAAGTTTCTTGAATATTATAAATTAAACCTTTCCGAAACAATGGCTTTTGGAGACGGAGGTAATGATATTCAAATGTTAGAATATGTGGCTCTAGGTATAGCTATGGATAATGCCGGAGATAAAGTTAAGCAGGTTGCCGATTATATAACTGATTCAGTTGATGATGACGGAATCTCTAATGCATTAAAACACTTTGGACTTATCTGA